A single genomic interval of Lucilia cuprina isolate Lc7/37 chromosome 2, ASM2204524v1, whole genome shotgun sequence harbors:
- the LOC111679043 gene encoding 60S ribosomal protein L7, producing MEKYAVPNKLPGKTVSVLTHRKRRILQDKATLEQKKKLKTERVAKAKQHHKFRRAESFVMNYLKAERTANRIKRTVRRSNIWDTNDNEKTNQKLLLVMRHAGKKIFDETTNKIMKTLGLNLRHNAVFLENNKENQILLKVIEPFVVYGYPNIGTIRELVFKKGFARINGKKTAIQSNTMIEENLGEKGIICLEDIIHELFTVGPNFQAVKEFLCAFLLSSPREGWKNKVSVPFKRGGEYGDRGNGINELIARCI from the exons atggaaaa ATATGCCGTGCCTAATAAACTGCCTGGCAAAACTGTCTCAGTTTTGACCCATCGCAAACGGCGCATTCTACAGGACAAGGCAACGCTCGAACAAAAAAAGAAGCTTAAAACTGAACGCGTAGCTAAAGCCAAACAACATCACAAGTTCCGTAGAGCAGAATCTTTTGTAATGAACTACCTTAAAGCAGAACGTACTGCCAACCGCATCAAGAGAACCGTAAGACGCAGTAACATCTGGGATACAAATGATAACGAAAAGACTAATCAAAAATTGTTGTTGGTAATGAGACATGCTGGCAAAAAGATATTCGATGaaactacaaataaaatcaTGAAAACATTAGGCTTAAATCTTCGCCACAATGCGGTGTTTTTGGAGAACAACAAAGAGAATCAAATTCTATTGAAGGTGATAGAACCTTTTGTGGTCTATGGTTATCCCAATATTGGTACCATACGTGAATTGGTATTTAAGAAAGGTTTCGCCCGCATTAATGGCAAAAAGACAGCCATTCAGTCAAATACAATGATTGAAGAGAATTTGGGCGAAAAGGGCATCATCTGTTTGGAAGATATAATTCATGAATTGTTTACAGTAGGACCTAATTTCCAAGCGGTAAAAGAGTTTTTGTGTGCCTTTTTG ctGTCAAGTCCCCGCGAAGGTTGGAAGAATAAAGTATCTGTACCTTTTAAACGTGGCGGTGAATATGGTGATCGTGGTAATGGTATCAATGAGTTAATAGCTCGTTGCATATAA